A portion of the Pseudomonadota bacterium genome contains these proteins:
- a CDS encoding peptide chain release factor-like protein, with product MPVSLKKTSLVARRLKELGIHERDLFEQFIRSSGKGGQHVNKTSTCVLLRHIPTGVEVRCQSERSQAINRHLARARLADKIERMQLGRASREEQRRWKLKKQKRRRSRRAKEKVLEHKRKQSEKKELRKPPSREE from the coding sequence ATGCCGGTCTCCCTGAAAAAGACCTCGCTCGTCGCCCGAAGGCTCAAGGAGCTCGGCATACACGAGCGCGACCTCTTCGAGCAGTTCATCCGCTCATCCGGAAAGGGCGGCCAGCACGTCAACAAGACCTCCACATGCGTCCTGCTGAGGCACATCCCGACCGGCGTAGAGGTCCGCTGCCAGTCGGAGCGGAGCCAGGCCATAAACCGCCATCTGGCCCGCGCGAGGCTGGCCGACAAGATCGAGCGCATGCAGCTTGGCCGCGCGAGCAGGGAGGAGCAGCGGCGCTGGAAGCTGAAAAAGCAGAAGCGGAGGCGCTCCCGCCGCGCCAAGGAGAAGGTCCTGGAACACAAGCGGAAGCAGTCCGAGAAAAAAGAGCTCAGAAAGCCCCCCTCACGTGAAGAATAG